The genomic window CACAAATAGTCATTGAGACTTGTTTCCCTAGCCAGCCTCTTAGGAGCAAAGAACGAGAAAGGGACAGTCCCGTCTTCTTGGACTGAACTTCTAGattagaaaggagagaagagttaTCTCATTGCATAGTGGTGCTATTTAAGAATTTCTAGACTTTTCCCCCCAGTGCCAGCAGATGAGTTATCTTTTTTCCTAGCTTTCAACTTGAATCTGGGCCCCACTTTCATGAACAAAACTGCCACCTCCCCTGGCAAAACTAGGGCAGGGGTCAAGGGGGTGGGGTAGTGTGCGATTGCTGGGGATACTAGGCTGTCCTGGCAGACTCCTTTGCCTTTCACTGAATTTCCAAGGATCCAGTGGTTAAGAACAGTGAGAGCTAGAATCAGAGGGGATATGAACTTGTCCTGATTGATAATAATGAACCACCTTAGAAATCTGCATACCTTTGTCCATGTATTACCCACTAAAGCTTGTTTACCCACTAAAGCTAATGTAGCTTCCTATAGGAGTGTTTGCTAGTGTCTTGCCACAGATCAGGTGGGGTCAGGTTTTCAAACTTAAGCTAGGTAGCCTGGTAAGGCTATCAGAGCATATCTAGTTTCTTGAGGGAAAGAtgtaaccaaaatgaaaaacttgtgTTAGCAGTAATGGTAAAGTGAATCAGTTTCCTTGTTACCAGCTAACTTAAATAGACACTgcctattttattaatattaccCTGTCATTCAAATAATTTCTTGAGTGTACATATTGTACATAAAAGCAGATTCCTCAGAGGAATCCTCTGAGAAGAGCATGGTCTACCACTTCAAGAAACTTACTATTTGAAAGACATAGCAAGCACAGATAAACATCTGAAGATGTTtggtaaaatactttttaaaaatatgtagatcTATGTAACAACTGACTTCATAAGCCCCTATACAAACCAAGTGAATGATCCCAGCTTGGGATTTTTGCTTGAGTTGTAAGAGATGTAAAGGATGAAAATTGGGGATCAAAAGGGGGGTGGCTCTTTAAGTTGATTCTCCAAGAAGCAGCCACTGAGATGGAGTTCGGAGGTCAGTTTACTGGGCAGCAACATCTGTGAGAGTAGAAGGAAGGTGGCAGGACTGGGCAGGAGCACCAGGCTGCAAGCCTGACAGGGTCTATGTCCCCATGGAGAGCTCCTGAGCAGAGTTATATGTTGAGTGGAAATCCCTCTTTCTCAAAGGGAGCCCGAGCAGTGCACCTCACCTCTGCCACAGAGGCATCCTAGTTTACAGAGAATGACATGGACACAGATACAAAGCAAGTTGTGTATAGGAGACAGCAGAGAAATGAACTTGACCCCATGGAAACATGACTTTGCCATGGTGTTAGGTGCTCTGAAGGAGCCTGATGTTCGAATGGATCTCGAGGTTGCAAGCCATGCGGTGGCGAACCAGACTTCTATGTGAACCACAAGACTGTGCACTGAGAAAGGCTACATCACTTTGGCTCCCTTCTCCGTTTTAAGATTTTGGTTTTTCGTTTTAAtggtttgctttcattttcatttcaaggCTCTGGAGAAAAATCAGCAGTGGCTTGTGTATGATCAGCAGCGGGAGGTCTACGTAAAAGGACTTTTAGCCAAGATCTTCGAGTTGGAACAGAAATCAGAAACAGCTGCTCATTCACTCCCACAGCAGACAAAAAAGGCTGAATCAGAAGGTACTGGtgtaaaaatgttcttttgggGTAGGCCTGCCTGACATTTTCCAAAAGGAGAGATTCatcaaatttagatttttataaataagtgtTAGAAAGTAAATTAAGCAAATCTTCTAACCTTGAAGTAAGAAATATTGTGTTACCAAGtctgttttctcatgttttttgATAAAAGGGGGCACAGCCACAGAGTAATGGGTCTCTGGCAGTTCTGAAGGCACATTAAATTTTCTCCTTCATGCatgtccttctctgccttcaaagATCTTCTCCAGCTTTATTTCCCCCAGGGTCAGCCTTGTTACTGATTAGCTTTTTACTCTGCTTCCTTGCATGTATTCATATCAATCCCAGGAGAAAGAATACCTCTTACAGATGATTTTTCAGTCTTGTGAGTCTCCCACAGAATTGAAATGAAGGCTCCTAAGGATGATTCAATCTTTTTGTCAAGTTCTTCGCAGCTTCTCTGACATTGAGTTTCACAAGAACTCTaagaggtggggcaggaggggacattattctcattttacagatgggaagataGGTTCAGCAGCTCCAGGTGACGAgctaagaagagaaaagaaaccccCTTCCAAAGCACTTGTTAAAAGACGGATAgcacggggtgcctggctggctcagtcagtggagtgtgcgactcttgatcccagagttgtgagttcaagccccgcattaggtgtagagattacttaaaaataaaatcctaaaaaaaaaaaaaaaaaaaagactgatggCCCTAATGGGACTGAAGCCTTGAATTATATAAACGAAGGCtaaagaaagggagacaagaCTCCTAATCTTGGAGCTTcacatttgaatatttaaaatgaagctaatgctgaaaaagaaaatataaaaggaattgGGCACAAAGCTACTTAACTGTAATTCCTTTATAAGTTTATTACACATAAAAGTAAGATTTTAGTTGTGGGCTAAGTCTAATTTCTTCTTTGGCAATATGTTctctatgtgtatatgtgttttatCAGAGTAATGTAAGCTCTTGTTAAAGTAATTTAATAGTAGTATAAGAGGGCTTGCCCTACTCTTCATAGTCCATCCCAGTTGCTATTTCCTCCTGCCATTAGGGCAGCCGCTTTTAacatttctggttttgattttggtGAGTATACCTATAAATAATGAGcttatatttctatttgttgatttatcttttttagaCATTGCTGATTTTCCCTTCCCATAGAATAGCTATATTactgttttcagttcttctgtTTATTAGTTTAACTTCAAATAATGTTcctgagcttctgtttcttgTTCCATCGGATGTCTACCCTATCTCTTGACTCTTCGTTTCATGAGAACTTATTTACAGAAATGTGTTTAGTTTTAACTTCTCAggattattatgttttataaagtgAGTTGTGACCCAATGTGTTTGTCATAGGTTATCttcaagaagaaaagcaaaaatattacaaCCATCTCTTGGCAAATGCAAAAAAAGATCTTGAGGTTGAACGACAGACCATAACTCAGTTGAGCTTTGAACTTAGTGAATTTCGAAGAAAATACGAAGAAACCCAGAAAGAAGTCCAAGATTTAAATCAACTGCTGTGTTCACAAAGAAAGGCAGATGTACAACATCTGGAAGATGATAGGCATaagacagaaaaaatacaaaggctCAAGGAAGAGAATGATATTGCGAGGGAAAAGcttgaagaagagaagaagagatcTGAGGAGCTCTTATCTCAGGTGAGCCTAACTAGTAAGACTTTCCGtgattcagaattcagaattgcCATTGTACTTACCAAGCATCAGGAACTATGTTAACCACTAGGGAACCAACAAGGAACAAATGCCCTGCCCTAGGATTCTTATTTAGAATGGAAACAGACCATAAACCAGTACCTAAATAACCAAGTAAACtcaggaaaataaagcagggcaaTATGACACAAGAACTGGGGGCCGGGGGAGGCTTTACTGCAGAGACGGTATTTGCACGAAGGTCTTTTGGGAAGAAGGAGCCTGTGAAGAGAGTGACTGGGAATTCCCTCCTGTGGAGGAGCTCGTGTACAGAGGCCCTCGGGGAAGAGGAGGCAGGTATGTGTGAGGAGCCAAAAGGTGTGAAGCACAGAGGGGAATCGGTGCTGGTTCCCAGGCAGGCACCTTGATCTGGATGATACCGTGCTCAAGTTAATTCCTTCACCTGATACCGTCCACCTTCTCATTGCGCTCATGACCTCCTGCCAGGATATCTGTGCCAGTAACATTGGAGTTACTAAGTTAGGATTGTTAGAATTGAATACTACTTCAACAGAAACTCATTAATTTAAATCTTGCTTGGCAGCatggaataatgaaaaaaacattatttgggGTCCACACCTGGTCTCTAGTTCAGGATGTATGGCCTTACTCGTAGGGCTTTTGTGAAGGTCAACTGAGAgaatgtgaaagtgctttgtaaaataAAGGGCTGGGGTCAATGTTCGTTATTGCTGCCATTagaatagtaattttttttaatcatccagAAGTTGAGAGGGAGAACAAAGCAGTCTGTAACATTTGCCTTCTTAGTCTTTACCACCCTGGTTTGTGCCTGCAGGTGTGAGCAGTGATCTTTACAAAAGATTAACCAGAAATGGTGGAGagggagcgcctgagtggctcagtcggttaagcatccaactttggctcaggtcatgttctcacggtttgtgggttcaagccccacatctggctgtgtgctgacagctcagagcctggagcctggttcagattctgtgtctccctctctctctgcctcttccccagcttgcgctctgtctctctcaacaataaataaacactaaaaaaattttttacaaagaaatggtGGGGAATTTTGTTCCAACTCTGCAGGCAAGGAGGCAGGGCACCTCCAGCTTTGTTAACCTATCAGAAATATTAGCAGATGTCAGAACCTCCAGGAAAGTGGTGTGTGCACTGCAGAGTTCAGTGCTGTTTATGGACTCACGGTCTCTGCCTCAGGGAACCCTCAGCCAGGGTGGTGCTGCTCAGCCCCTTGTACAGATAGCCATCAACCAACCAGCTGCCGGGACTCACCCCAACTAGCAGGTGTCGTCCAGAATAGAGATGGATTTGGGAGCCTCCCCTGCATCCCAAGTCAAGCAGTAGAAGAGTGGATATGACAGTGTTGGTTCTGTTTCCATCCTACAGGTCCAGTTTCTTTACACATCTCTGTTAAAGCATCAGGAAGAACAAACAAGGGTAGCTCTGTTGGAACAACAGGTACCGACTGGGGCTGCTTCTAAATTCAGCTTAACTTGTTAGAAAATGGGATTGTTCCTCATGTTTACACTAGTCTATGAAGAACCATTTGAAAgtcatgaaaaatgtttttaataaactttaacaaCCACAGCAAAAAATATAAGTGGCCATCTGTGCTTGCCATTTATTCCTATCTTTAGGCTAAACCAGATCCTGAGGGGGGATGGCGGTTGTTTTGACAGGGTAATGTTTGCCTCGGTAAATCTTACTGTTCCCCGCATGGCTTCTGTAGTCCCTACTCCAAGTGAGCAGGATCTCCTCAAGAGGGCCATCTTATAACTTCAAGTAGAACTCAGAGAGATACCACTTGTTCTCAGGATATAGACCAGAGATTTTCAGTGTATTCCAAACCAGGGAACAGctatcttttcccttctccccctgccccagaacAGAAGGGGGTTCAGGGAGGACACACCCCAACCAGCAACTTCTTAAGTTGCTCCTCACTCACCTCAAGCCCTGGCTTTGCTCCTTGGATAAACCAACCCCCCAACCAGAAGCTTTTCTATTTATCAACATCTCACTGTACTCGGATGAATTCTTGCTGTGAAGGCACAGCAAATGTTTGCCtcttgtgctaaaaaaaaaaatgcaagcatCCAGTCAAGAGAACTCGACAGTATATACTAACCATAATTGTCTCGGCCTGGGTATTTGTTCCAGATGCACGCATGTACTTTagactttgaaaatgaaaaacttgacCGTCAAAATATGCAGCACCAACTGCACATAATTCTTAAAGAACTGCGAAAAGCAAGAAATCAAATAACACAGCTGGAATCCTTGGTGAGTCTGGAATGGTTAAactaaaacttattttcttctttctcttgctgcCATTTTCCCATTTATGTATCAAACCAGTGCCCAGACTGAGAGGATACAGCTTCAAGCATGGCTATTTCTCAAATCAACAGGCAGAACCCTGCTTCGTTGGAAGCACCTGCCCTTTGAGCATCAGCCCAGAGCACTAGAAGGAGGGGCCCTGTGTGCCTCTGTGTAACAATGACATTACTGGTGCCCGAGATCACCTCTCCCTAATGTGACTCTAGACTCACTAAACGGGCTGTGCCTGGGGCAAGGTGGGGTAAGGGAGGGCAGTTGTAAATCCTGAACTGAAACCATGTTTTtctatttagaaagaaagaaatgtcgtTTTTAGTGACAATGGATGGTTCTGTTAATACACTGTTGCAGGCATGTTGAGTTAAGCACATTTTGTGGGTTACCTTGAACacataatcttttaaaacataaacctTTTAAATAAGATTGTTTCTATGAGGAAGTGATTTTTGACTTACTATTTTCATCTTACTAAGAAGCTTTTGAACCAAACCTGTTGGTAACTGTGTGTGCGTGCTATGTCCCATtagcacatattttatttatttttaattcattttgagatagagacagggagagagagcacgtgtgtgcatgggtgggggaggggcagggagagagagggagagagagaatcccaagcaggctcagcactgtcagtgtgggACCTgctatggggctggaactcacaaaccttgagatcatgatctgagccgaagttggactgagccacccacacaccctggCACATATTTTATTCATGCCTAGTACTGCAGAGTATTTGCAGATGGTAAAATGTAACAAATAGAATTCCTCagtttttgaaagaggaaaaagaaattgttaaaaaaatcatttgtagcTTCTTTATgagtaaaagacaaaatatatctTGACTCTGTTCTTTAGTAGTACGTCATTCATTTTGACCacatataatatttgaaattgaaGTTTATAATTCATTTCTGTTAATGACTATTTTTCAAAGTATAGGAAGCCAGAGGGTATAAAAAAGATTCCATAATTTTCGtgtacttttctttgttttcctgctgTCCATCATCTTTAGAATATGctgtaaaatattcattttaaagctGTATTGACTATTCTGACTTcctcaggggggaaaaaaccatAAAGAAGGAAAGTCACAAAGATATTATACAATATTGTTATGATTTCTATGTGTAACCTATTTGATCTGCTAACATTCTTTGCTACTCTTAATTctatgtagtttcttttttttttacttgctgaACTTGACCTTTTTTTACAAAACTATCAAATTTTGTCAGCCTTGTATATAGGTCTACCTTTTTATCTGGctctaagcattttttaaaaaaattttttaacatatatttatttttgagagaaagagacagagcatgagcaggagagggagacagaatctgaagcagtctccaggctttgagctgccagcacagagcctgacacggggctcaaactcccaagcggtgagatcatgacctgagctgaagttggacgcttaactgactgagccacccaggcatccctggctcTAAGCATTTTAATAAACTCTATCCATGTAAATACCCAATCCTGGTATTTCGTGGGTAATTTGGGTAATTTATAACTACCtcgtatacatttatttttcagaagcagCTTCGTGAATTTGCCTTCACAGAGCCATTAGTCACTTTCCAAGGAGAGTCCGAAAACAGGGTAAAAGTTGCCTCACCAAAAAGTCCCACTGCTGCACTAAATGAAAGCCTGGTGGAATGTCCCAAGTGCAATATACAGTATCCAGCCACCGAGCATCGAGATCTACTTGTCCACGTTGAATACTGTTCAAAATAGaatataattctttgtttttgtggCAAAAGATTCAATACTGTATCTTCTGTTAGCTTATGGACACTTTGAATTACTTATTTCACCTCTTCTATAAGAAACTGCCTCTCTACCTTTGAGACTCTGGCATAGGAGTgaatcattgtttttgttttgttttggttttgtttttgttttttttggctgCTTTGCATTTTCCTTGGTAGTGATACCTCTCTGAGATGGTTCACCTTCAGGCTTCAGTGACGGAATGAGGTGAGCTGAGACAACTAACATTTTGCACTGTTAAAGTACTTGATAAGGACGAGATAGTTCAGGTTATCGCTTGTGGGCTTAATCTGTTAACACCAGCaagcaaatattttatgtttcttgtaggtttttaaaagtcaaagttAATTACCCAGGATCTTACTttgttggctttttgtttttttattaaacttcatAAACCTACAATTCC from Acinonyx jubatus isolate Ajub_Pintada_27869175 chromosome D2, VMU_Ajub_asm_v1.0, whole genome shotgun sequence includes these protein-coding regions:
- the CEP55 gene encoding centrosomal protein of 55 kDa isoform X2, giving the protein MSSRSPKSLIKGKWGSKPSNSKSETALEKFRGEIAALKTSVDEITSGKGKLTDKDKHRLLEKIRVLEAERQKNAYHLTEKDKEIQRLREQLKAKYSSTALLEQLEEKTKEGERREQLLKSLSEETDVLKKQLSATTARLAELESKASTLHLSQTVATSCFNSSMSNIHEMEIQLKDALEKNQQWLVYDQQREVYVKGLLAKIFELEQKSETAAHSLPQQTKKAESEGYLQEEKQKYYNHLLANAKKDLEVERQTITQLSFELSEFRRKYEETQKEVQDLNQLLCSQRKADVQHLEDDRHKTEKIQRLKEENDIAREKLEEEKKRSEELLSQVQFLYTSLLKHQEEQTRVALLEQQMHACTLDFENEKLDRQNMQHQLHIILKELRKARNQITQLESLKQLREFAFTEPLVTFQGESENRVKVASPKSPTAALNESLVECPKCNIQYPATEHRDLLVHVEYCSK
- the CEP55 gene encoding centrosomal protein of 55 kDa isoform X1 translates to MSVSEMSSRSPKSLIKGKWGSKPSNSKSETALEKFRGEIAALKTSVDEITSGKGKLTDKDKHRLLEKIRVLEAERQKNAYHLTEKDKEIQRLREQLKAKYSSTALLEQLEEKTKEGERREQLLKSLSEETDVLKKQLSATTARLAELESKASTLHLSQTVATSCFNSSMSNIHEMEIQLKDALEKNQQWLVYDQQREVYVKGLLAKIFELEQKSETAAHSLPQQTKKAESEGYLQEEKQKYYNHLLANAKKDLEVERQTITQLSFELSEFRRKYEETQKEVQDLNQLLCSQRKADVQHLEDDRHKTEKIQRLKEENDIAREKLEEEKKRSEELLSQVQFLYTSLLKHQEEQTRVALLEQQMHACTLDFENEKLDRQNMQHQLHIILKELRKARNQITQLESLKQLREFAFTEPLVTFQGESENRVKVASPKSPTAALNESLVECPKCNIQYPATEHRDLLVHVEYCSK